The following are encoded together in the Bacillus sp. NP157 genome:
- a CDS encoding PqiC family protein, which produces MMKTLRIAGLAAVVASVAACSSAPVHFHTLVPPASAGPASVSPFVIDVMPVGVPPQVDQPSLVLRSGATAVSVQDGERWASPLSDEVRSALAADLSSRLGTHDVHGLPRAKDARVVAIQVDVRRFDSELGGNATLEAAWSVRAEGVSANCASRLSQPAGGSVDSLVDAHQRAVGELADQIGVVARAIASGQPGTCR; this is translated from the coding sequence ATGATGAAGACCCTCCGCATTGCCGGGCTTGCCGCCGTCGTGGCGTCCGTAGCCGCCTGTTCGTCGGCGCCGGTGCATTTCCATACGCTGGTGCCGCCGGCATCGGCCGGGCCGGCGTCGGTGTCTCCTTTCGTCATCGACGTGATGCCGGTGGGCGTGCCGCCACAGGTGGACCAGCCGTCGCTGGTGCTGCGTTCGGGTGCGACGGCGGTGAGCGTGCAGGATGGCGAGCGTTGGGCGTCGCCGTTGTCGGACGAGGTGCGTTCGGCGCTGGCGGCCGACCTGTCGTCGCGCCTGGGTACGCACGATGTCCACGGTTTGCCGCGGGCGAAGGATGCGCGGGTGGTGGCGATCCAGGTGGATGTCCGTCGCTTCGATTCGGAGCTGGGCGGGAACGCGACGCTGGAGGCGGCGTGGTCGGTGCGTGCTGAGGGTGTGTCGGCGAATTGTGCGTCGCGGCTGAGCCAGCCGGCGGGTGGCAGCGTGGATTCGTTGGTGGATGCGCACCAGCGTGCCGTCGGTGAGCTGGCCGACCAGATCGGCGTGGTCGCGCGCGCCATCGCCTCCGGCCAACCCGGCACCTGCCGCTAA
- a CDS encoding MCE family protein: MSDTDEGQRPGDEGAELPQPQVRRSKMGVSLIWLVPIIAALVGISLLVNNYLSAGPQITVTFLTGEGIETGKTQVKYKNVVIGKVTTMRLSKDRTHVRVTIDLEKNASEFATKGTRYWVVRPRIGASGVSGFDTLLSGAFIGADTGTSEEDQSDFSGLETPPAVTHGAPGRRFVLHATDLGSLDIGSPVYFRRIQVGRVVSFELDKDGKGVSLQLFVDGPNDRFVSNDSRFWNASGVDVSLGADGLKLNTQSLATVVAGGVAFQDPLGPHDETPAPEMKEFSLFNDQATALAPPDGTPRYIRMRFNHSLRGLSVDAPVELLGVKVGKVVSVNLDYDPATQSFPVIVGALVYPQRLGKAHEKLAKAFGGPEETLFPRIMKGLVEHGVRAQARSGNLLTGSLYIALDFDPKAPKATLDPNAKPLEVPTVAGDFDHLQEQLSSIVDKVEKIPFDSIGKNLDGSLKELHGTLHSVNTDLLPEAKKTLQGVNRTVGTANDALSESSPLQQNIANTLEELQRTVRSVRAFTDYLGRHPEALLRGRGADGAPPVGSPSTSKQGKEGQP; encoded by the coding sequence ATGAGCGACACCGACGAAGGACAACGCCCCGGCGACGAAGGCGCGGAACTGCCGCAGCCGCAGGTCCGCCGCTCGAAGATGGGCGTGTCGCTGATCTGGCTGGTGCCGATCATCGCTGCGCTGGTGGGCATCTCCCTGCTGGTCAACAACTACCTGTCGGCCGGCCCGCAAATCACGGTGACCTTCCTCACGGGCGAAGGCATCGAGACCGGCAAGACCCAGGTCAAGTACAAGAACGTGGTGATCGGCAAGGTCACCACGATGCGCCTGTCAAAGGATCGCACCCACGTGCGCGTCACCATCGACCTGGAGAAGAACGCGTCGGAGTTCGCGACCAAGGGCACCCGTTACTGGGTGGTGCGTCCGCGCATCGGCGCGTCGGGCGTGTCTGGCTTCGATACCCTGCTGTCCGGCGCGTTCATCGGCGCCGACACGGGCACGTCGGAAGAAGACCAGTCGGATTTCAGCGGCCTGGAGACCCCGCCCGCGGTGACCCATGGGGCGCCGGGCCGTCGCTTCGTCCTGCACGCCACCGACCTAGGCTCGCTCGACATCGGCTCGCCGGTGTACTTCCGTCGCATCCAGGTGGGCCGCGTCGTCTCGTTCGAACTGGACAAGGACGGCAAGGGCGTCTCGCTGCAGCTGTTCGTCGATGGCCCGAACGACCGCTTCGTATCGAACGACTCGCGCTTCTGGAATGCCAGCGGCGTGGACGTGTCGCTCGGTGCCGACGGCCTGAAGCTCAACACCCAGTCGCTGGCGACCGTGGTGGCCGGCGGCGTTGCCTTCCAGGACCCGCTGGGGCCGCATGACGAAACCCCTGCGCCCGAGATGAAGGAATTCAGCCTGTTCAACGACCAGGCCACCGCGCTGGCGCCGCCGGACGGCACGCCGCGTTACATCCGCATGCGCTTCAACCATTCGCTGCGCGGCCTGAGCGTCGATGCACCGGTGGAACTGCTGGGCGTGAAGGTGGGCAAGGTCGTTTCGGTCAACCTCGACTACGACCCGGCGACGCAGAGCTTCCCGGTCATCGTCGGCGCGTTGGTGTATCCGCAGCGCCTGGGCAAGGCGCACGAGAAGCTGGCCAAGGCGTTTGGCGGTCCGGAAGAGACCCTGTTCCCGCGGATCATGAAGGGCCTGGTCGAGCACGGCGTGCGTGCGCAGGCGCGCTCGGGCAACCTGCTGACCGGTTCGCTGTACATCGCGCTCGACTTCGATCCGAAGGCACCCAAGGCGACCCTCGATCCGAATGCGAAGCCGCTTGAAGTGCCGACCGTGGCGGGCGATTTCGATCACCTGCAGGAGCAGCTGTCGAGCATCGTGGACAAGGTCGAGAAGATTCCGTTCGACTCGATCGGCAAGAACCTCGATGGCAGCCTGAAGGAACTGCACGGCACGCTGCATTCGGTGAATACCGACCTGCTGCCGGAAGCGAAGAAGACCTTGCAGGGCGTGAACCGCACCGTCGGTACGGCGAACGACGCCTTGTCCGAGAGTTCGCCGCTGCAGCAGAACATCGCGAACACGCTTGAGGAACTGCAGCGCACGGTGCGTTCGGTTCGTGCATTCACCGATTACCTGGGCCGCCACCCCGAGGCGTTGTTGCGCGGCCGCGGTGCCGATGGGGCGCCGCCCGTGGGTTCGCCGTCGACCTCGAAGCAGGGCAAGGAAGGACAGCCATGA
- a CDS encoding paraquat-inducible protein A gives MSELPRAEDLGMMGCHVCRLVVAYSEDPHAHCPRCHNPLHPRKHGSIGRAWAFLIAAAIFYIPANVLPIMRTQSLFSKDDNTILSGVFELWRNGSPDLAIIVFTASIVVPMLKFVIMGYLLISVQRSSDFGSRQRAKLYRFVELVGYWSMLDVFVVAILSALVHFKVLSRVEPLPGVIYFGMVVVMTMLAAMSFDPRLIWDKRKAQ, from the coding sequence GTGAGCGAACTGCCGCGCGCCGAGGACCTGGGCATGATGGGCTGCCATGTATGCCGGCTGGTCGTCGCCTATTCAGAAGATCCACATGCGCACTGCCCGCGGTGCCACAACCCGCTGCACCCGCGCAAACACGGCAGCATCGGCCGGGCCTGGGCCTTCCTGATCGCCGCGGCCATCTTCTACATCCCGGCCAACGTGCTGCCGATCATGCGCACGCAAAGCCTGTTCAGCAAGGATGACAACACCATCCTCAGCGGCGTTTTTGAGTTATGGCGCAACGGGTCGCCCGACCTGGCCATCATCGTCTTCACGGCAAGTATCGTGGTGCCCATGCTGAAGTTCGTCATCATGGGCTACCTGCTGATCTCGGTGCAGCGCTCCAGCGACTTCGGTTCGCGCCAGCGGGCCAAGCTGTACCGTTTCGTCGAGCTGGTGGGCTACTGGTCCATGCTCGACGTTTTCGTAGTGGCGATCCTCTCCGCGCTGGTGCACTTCAAGGTGCTCTCGCGGGTGGAGCCGCTACCCGGCGTGATCTATTTCGGCATGGTCGTGGTGATGACGATGCTGGCGGCCATGAGTTTCGACCCCCGGCTGATCTGGGATAAAAGGAAGGCGCAATGA
- a CDS encoding paraquat-inducible protein A, with protein sequence MQRAPDLIICEHCDTVYQRRPLARGEVAQCVNCGAVLERHQWLGIDAQFALIVAAGIVFVIANVSPIVTLGLSGMFADTTLWGAAIAMWNDGAQIVAALTALTLFFFPLVQIVLFGWILMFARRGERAPGFRLAMVTLVRIKPWSMIEVFMLGVLVAVVKAHTYFDVVPGAGVWAFGFLTVLITVFASHDPRNLWNVTREVRR encoded by the coding sequence ATGCAAAGAGCCCCCGACCTCATCATCTGCGAACACTGCGATACCGTGTACCAGCGGCGCCCGCTTGCGCGGGGCGAGGTCGCCCAGTGCGTCAATTGCGGCGCCGTCCTCGAGCGCCATCAGTGGCTTGGCATCGATGCCCAGTTCGCGCTCATCGTCGCGGCGGGCATCGTTTTCGTCATCGCCAACGTGTCCCCGATCGTCACCCTGGGGCTCTCGGGCATGTTCGCCGACACCACCCTCTGGGGCGCGGCCATCGCCATGTGGAACGACGGCGCGCAGATCGTCGCGGCGCTGACCGCCCTGACGCTGTTCTTCTTCCCGCTGGTGCAGATCGTGCTGTTTGGCTGGATCCTGATGTTCGCGCGGCGTGGCGAACGCGCGCCGGGCTTCCGCCTGGCCATGGTCACGCTGGTCCGGATCAAGCCGTGGAGCATGATCGAGGTGTTCATGCTCGGCGTGCTGGTGGCGGTGGTGAAGGCCCACACCTATTTCGACGTGGTGCCCGGTGCCGGTGTCTGGGCGTTCGGCTTCCTCACCGTGCTGATCACGGTGTTCGCCAGCCACGACCCGCGCAACCTGTGGAACGTGACCCGCGAGGTGCGCCGGTGA
- the trxA gene encoding thioredoxin: MSSAQTPSAHVFDATTAGFENDVIQASLQTPILVDLWAEWCGPCKTLGPMLEKLAVEYNGAFRLAKIDVDAEQQLAAMFGVRSIPTVILIKDGQMADGFAGALPEGQLREFLTRNGIQPAEAGAEDAEVVEEATPESPEDAINRIQQAIAAEPERAELKLDLALALLRAGQVEPAQAELDALPANLATDARAVRLRSQLDLARALAGAPSLAELRQRVERNGDDWEARDLLGVRLLIDGDAAAGLDQFLDVLKRQREWQDGQARKRLLAAFATLDDAELVGTYRRKMASLLF; encoded by the coding sequence GTGAGCAGCGCCCAGACCCCCAGTGCCCATGTCTTCGACGCAACCACGGCCGGTTTCGAGAACGACGTCATCCAGGCTTCCCTACAGACCCCGATCCTCGTCGACCTGTGGGCGGAGTGGTGCGGCCCCTGCAAGACCCTTGGCCCAATGCTGGAAAAGCTGGCCGTTGAGTACAACGGCGCCTTCCGCCTCGCCAAGATCGACGTCGACGCCGAGCAGCAGCTGGCCGCCATGTTCGGCGTCCGCAGTATCCCCACCGTCATCCTGATCAAGGACGGACAGATGGCCGATGGCTTTGCCGGCGCCCTGCCCGAGGGCCAGCTTCGCGAATTCCTGACCCGCAATGGCATCCAGCCGGCGGAAGCAGGCGCCGAGGATGCGGAAGTCGTCGAAGAAGCCACGCCGGAAAGCCCCGAGGACGCGATCAACCGCATCCAGCAGGCCATCGCCGCCGAGCCCGAGCGTGCCGAGCTCAAGCTCGACCTTGCCCTCGCCCTGCTCCGCGCCGGCCAGGTCGAACCGGCCCAGGCCGAGCTCGACGCCCTGCCCGCCAACCTCGCCACCGATGCGCGCGCCGTGCGCCTGCGTAGCCAGCTCGACCTGGCGCGTGCACTGGCCGGTGCCCCGTCGCTGGCGGAACTGCGCCAGCGCGTCGAACGCAACGGCGACGACTGGGAAGCCCGCGACCTGCTCGGCGTCCGCCTGCTGATCGACGGCGACGCCGCCGCCGGCCTTGACCAGTTCCTCGACGTGCTCAAGCGCCAGCGCGAGTGGCAGGACGGCCAGGCCAGGAAGCGCCTGCTGGCCGCCTTTGCCACCCTCGACGATGCCGAGCTGGTCGGCACCTATCGCCGCAAGATGGCGTCGCTGCTGTTCTAG
- a CDS encoding glycoside hydrolase family 127 protein has protein sequence MGDTVTASRRAFLRASAMGAMASFVPIGATTAAAGGAARDGKAAPTAPPFPPAPLAPQPLQLLPAGAITPAGWLRRQLEIQAAGLGGHVDETWPDLGPESGWLGGKGESWERGPYFLDGLLPLAWQLDSAPLKAKAQRFIDWTLDNPWPNGMFGPRSNDDWWPRMVMLKVLAQYQELSGDQRVIPFMTNYFHYQLGALPARPLRDWGRMRWQDEVAVLVWLYTRTQDPKLIELAQLLKTQGYDWQGMFANFSFKEKIDIKALEAKMRSGGDVYMVDDGLQVHGVNNAHALKASPVWSLISRSADDRAAIHHQLDMLDTYHGLPNGMFSADEHLAGRNPSQGVELCTVVEAMYSLEMALAITGDAALGDRIERIAYNALPGTFTDDMWAHQYDQQPNQVEVSLHRRPWTTNGPESNIFGLDPHFGCCTANFHQGWPKLTASLWMATSDRGLAATVYAPCKVSTVVRDVPVAIDQATDYPFRGDVAITLTPSQPVAFPLRVRIPAWCKRPVVSVNGTAVALKAEAGFHTIERTWKPGDRVALSFPAEVAVEHGYNDAVTFVRGPLVFSLPIGEAWVKWRPRGLTNDWQVYATTAWNYAVAGEAKVEEHPVGKVPFAGASPAVTLSVRGRPVAWKAEEGAADPVPAKATVTGEPEVALKLVPYAGAKLRITAFPVLPA, from the coding sequence ATGGGCGACACCGTTACTGCCAGCCGCCGCGCCTTCCTCCGCGCCTCCGCCATGGGTGCCATGGCGTCCTTCGTGCCGATCGGTGCCACGACCGCCGCCGCCGGCGGCGCCGCTCGCGACGGCAAGGCGGCGCCGACCGCGCCCCCGTTTCCGCCGGCACCGCTCGCGCCGCAGCCCCTGCAGTTGCTTCCCGCTGGCGCGATCACGCCCGCTGGCTGGCTGCGTCGCCAGCTGGAAATCCAGGCCGCCGGCCTCGGTGGCCATGTCGACGAAACCTGGCCCGACCTCGGCCCGGAAAGCGGCTGGCTCGGTGGCAAGGGCGAATCGTGGGAGCGTGGTCCGTACTTCCTCGATGGCCTGCTGCCGCTGGCGTGGCAGCTGGATTCCGCGCCGCTGAAGGCGAAGGCCCAGCGCTTCATCGACTGGACCCTGGACAACCCCTGGCCGAACGGCATGTTCGGCCCGCGCAGCAACGACGACTGGTGGCCGCGCATGGTCATGCTCAAGGTGCTGGCGCAGTACCAAGAGCTGAGTGGCGACCAGCGGGTCATCCCGTTCATGACGAACTACTTCCACTACCAGCTCGGTGCCTTGCCCGCGCGTCCGCTGCGCGACTGGGGACGCATGCGCTGGCAGGACGAGGTGGCGGTGCTGGTGTGGCTCTACACGCGCACGCAGGATCCGAAGCTGATCGAACTGGCCCAGCTGCTGAAGACCCAGGGCTACGACTGGCAGGGCATGTTCGCCAACTTCTCCTTCAAGGAGAAGATCGACATCAAGGCCCTTGAAGCGAAGATGCGCAGCGGCGGCGATGTCTACATGGTCGACGATGGCCTGCAGGTGCACGGCGTGAACAACGCCCATGCGCTGAAGGCATCGCCGGTCTGGTCGTTGATCTCGCGCAGTGCCGACGACCGCGCCGCGATCCACCACCAGCTCGACATGCTCGACACGTACCACGGCCTGCCCAACGGCATGTTCTCCGCCGACGAACACCTGGCGGGGCGCAACCCGTCGCAGGGCGTCGAACTGTGCACCGTCGTCGAGGCGATGTACTCGCTGGAGATGGCGCTTGCCATTACCGGTGACGCGGCGCTGGGCGATCGCATCGAACGCATCGCCTACAACGCGTTGCCCGGTACCTTCACCGACGACATGTGGGCGCATCAATACGACCAGCAACCGAACCAGGTGGAAGTGAGCCTGCACCGGCGGCCGTGGACGACGAATGGGCCCGAATCCAACATCTTCGGCCTCGACCCGCACTTCGGCTGCTGCACGGCGAATTTCCACCAGGGCTGGCCCAAGCTCACCGCGTCGTTGTGGATGGCGACCAGCGACCGAGGCCTTGCCGCCACGGTGTATGCGCCGTGCAAGGTATCGACCGTCGTGCGCGACGTGCCGGTGGCGATCGACCAGGCGACGGACTATCCGTTCCGTGGCGACGTCGCGATCACGCTTACGCCATCGCAGCCGGTGGCCTTCCCGCTGCGCGTGCGGATCCCCGCGTGGTGCAAGCGGCCGGTGGTCTCGGTCAATGGCACGGCGGTCGCGCTGAAGGCCGAGGCCGGGTTCCACACGATCGAACGCACCTGGAAGCCTGGCGACCGGGTCGCCCTGTCGTTCCCGGCCGAGGTGGCGGTGGAGCATGGTTATAACGACGCCGTGACCTTCGTCCGTGGCCCGCTGGTGTTTTCGTTGCCGATCGGCGAGGCATGGGTGAAGTGGCGGCCGCGTGGCCTGACCAACGACTGGCAGGTGTATGCGACCACGGCATGGAACTACGCCGTGGCCGGCGAGGCAAAGGTCGAGGAACATCCCGTGGGGAAGGTTCCGTTCGCCGGTGCATCGCCCGCGGTCACGCTGAGCGTGCGTGGCCGGCCGGTGGCGTGGAAGGCGGAAGAAGGGGCGGCCGATCCCGTGCCTGCGAAGGCGACGGTGACCGGCGAGCCCGAGGTCGCGCTGAAGCTGGTGCCGTATGCCGGCGCGAAGCTGCGGATCACCGCCTTCCCGGTGCTACCCGCCTAG
- a CDS encoding DUF4442 domain-containing protein, which translates to MKAPTLRRILNAWPPFLFAGIRVVQFDDYRHAKVKLKLAWYNRNYVRTQFGGNLFSMTDPFWMIMVLKSLGNDYIVWDQAGEIRFVAPGREDVYAEFHVDDAMLDEVRAACADGQKHLRWFDTDIRTASGELVASVRKQLYVRRKKPREPAPAR; encoded by the coding sequence ATGAAAGCACCCACCCTCCGGCGCATCCTCAATGCGTGGCCCCCGTTCCTGTTCGCCGGCATCCGCGTGGTGCAGTTCGACGACTACCGCCACGCGAAGGTGAAGCTGAAGCTCGCCTGGTACAACCGCAATTACGTGCGCACCCAGTTCGGCGGCAACCTGTTTTCCATGACCGATCCGTTCTGGATGATCATGGTGCTGAAGAGCCTCGGCAACGATTACATCGTGTGGGACCAGGCCGGCGAGATCCGCTTCGTCGCCCCTGGCCGTGAAGACGTCTATGCGGAATTCCACGTCGATGACGCGATGCTCGACGAGGTGCGTGCCGCCTGCGCGGACGGGCAGAAGCACCTGCGTTGGTTCGATACCGACATCCGCACGGCATCGGGCGAGCTGGTGGCCAGCGTGCGCAAACAGCTGTACGTGCGGCGCAAGAAGCCCAGGGAACCCGCCCCGGCCCGGTAG
- a CDS encoding DNA starvation/stationary phase protection protein, with product MKNTEATKTKRKADLNTPTGLGADATRDISAELNALLADTFALYLKTKNFHWHMSGPRFRDLHLLLDEQSDQIFAITDDIAERVRKIGGTTVRSIGHVSRLQRLSDNDADFVTPQDMIAELREDNMRFLGFLRETHGVCDEYADVATASLIENWIDEAERRAWFLFEIAREK from the coding sequence ATGAAAAACACCGAAGCGACCAAGACCAAGCGCAAGGCCGACCTGAACACGCCCACCGGTCTCGGTGCGGATGCGACCCGTGACATCTCGGCGGAACTCAATGCGCTGCTGGCGGATACCTTCGCGCTTTACCTGAAGACCAAGAACTTCCACTGGCACATGTCCGGTCCGCGTTTCCGCGACCTGCACCTGTTGCTGGACGAACAGTCGGACCAGATCTTCGCGATCACCGACGACATCGCCGAGCGCGTGCGCAAGATCGGCGGCACCACGGTGCGTTCGATCGGCCACGTCAGCCGCCTGCAGCGACTGTCGGACAACGATGCGGATTTCGTCACGCCGCAGGACATGATCGCGGAGCTGCGCGAAGACAACATGCGCTTCCTCGGCTTCCTGCGTGAAACCCATGGCGTGTGCGATGAGTATGCCGACGTCGCGACGGCCAGCCTGATCGAGAACTGGATCGACGAGGCGGAGCGTCGCGCGTGGTTCCTGTTTGAGATTGCCCGGGAGAAGTAA
- a CDS encoding sensor histidine kinase N-terminal domain-containing protein: MRPLSLRFRLLLLIIGVLAAVLLPLGVLSAKRTLEEVDELSDGRLAQAARTLEVLVGRIGVDQLRQQRTARLLVPSTSNHPAELTVQGRTYESEVGFQVFDRDGSLLMATENLAGVPRTHTPDGEFEDVAHGRYSWRVFTLIMEKEGITIRAGERYDSRHEITRALWIEHGLPTLLGLPLLALLVGWAVRRGLRPLDDLAGALDRREPGSRAPIHLEAAPGELQPVLAALNDQIFRLESALERERRFSADVAHELRTPLASTMINLENAMASARPDEAQAALEAARGCLVSLARRTEQLLALARLEAGAAAGPRARVDLSALTLDVVEEMSPLIARGDVELSIDAMPDGLVVDGYRVALGALLRNLLDNAFRHVPDGGHVSLSITGRDHRAVIEVVDDGPGIPAARRAAMFHRFARGMDSQGEGYGLGLSIVQRAAELHGASVALLDGDDGHGLRVVVNLPA; this comes from the coding sequence TTGAGGCCGCTTAGCCTTCGTTTCCGCCTGTTGCTGCTGATCATCGGCGTCCTTGCTGCCGTGCTGCTGCCGCTGGGCGTGCTCAGCGCAAAACGGACGCTGGAAGAGGTGGATGAACTGTCCGACGGCCGCCTCGCCCAGGCCGCGCGAACCCTGGAGGTGCTGGTGGGGCGGATCGGCGTCGACCAGCTGCGGCAACAGCGTACCGCCCGCCTGCTCGTGCCGAGCACGTCGAATCATCCGGCCGAACTGACCGTGCAGGGACGCACGTATGAGTCGGAAGTGGGCTTCCAGGTCTTCGACCGCGATGGCAGCCTGTTGATGGCGACCGAGAACCTGGCCGGCGTGCCGCGCACGCACACGCCCGATGGCGAGTTCGAGGACGTCGCGCACGGCCGTTATTCCTGGCGCGTGTTCACCCTGATCATGGAGAAGGAAGGGATCACGATACGCGCGGGCGAGCGCTACGACAGCCGCCACGAGATCACCCGCGCCCTGTGGATCGAACACGGCTTGCCCACCTTGCTGGGCTTGCCCTTGCTGGCGTTGCTGGTGGGCTGGGCGGTCCGCCGCGGCCTGCGCCCGCTGGATGACCTGGCCGGTGCGCTCGACCGGCGCGAGCCGGGCAGCCGCGCACCCATCCACCTCGAGGCCGCGCCGGGCGAGCTGCAGCCGGTGCTGGCGGCACTGAACGACCAGATCTTTCGCCTGGAGAGCGCGCTCGAGCGCGAGCGGCGCTTCAGCGCCGACGTGGCGCACGAGCTGCGCACGCCGTTGGCGTCGACCATGATCAACCTCGAGAACGCCATGGCCTCGGCACGGCCGGACGAGGCGCAGGCAGCGCTCGAAGCGGCGCGTGGCTGCCTAGTCTCGCTGGCGCGGCGGACCGAACAGTTGCTGGCGCTGGCAAGGCTGGAAGCCGGCGCGGCGGCGGGGCCGCGGGCCCGGGTGGACCTCAGCGCACTCACCCTCGACGTGGTCGAGGAAATGTCGCCACTGATCGCGCGCGGCGACGTGGAACTCTCCATCGACGCGATGCCGGACGGGCTCGTCGTGGACGGCTATCGCGTGGCGCTGGGTGCATTGCTGCGCAACCTGCTGGACAACGCCTTCCGCCACGTGCCCGATGGCGGCCACGTCTCGCTCTCGATTACCGGGCGTGACCACCGGGCCGTCATCGAGGTAGTCGACGACGGACCCGGTATCCCCGCGGCACGCCGCGCGGCGATGTTCCACCGCTTCGCCCGTGGCATGGATTCGCAGGGCGAGGGCTATGGGCTGGGACTCTCCATCGTGCAGCGCGCGGCGGAACTGCACGGTGCGAGCGTGGCCCTGCTCGATGGCGATGACGGTCACGGGCTGCGCGTGGTGGTCAACCTGCCGGCCTGA
- a CDS encoding sigma-70 family RNA polymerase sigma factor translates to MASEERRRRCEALLQAHRGIVFKVAAVYARHREDRQDLAQEIALQVWRSFGSYDPSRPFPTWMYRVALNVGLSHARRERERPASLGADLLDAMEGGTPIAEPDERLALLASAIERLEPLERALALLYLDELPYAEIATVLGISETNVGTRIARLKQRLRRQLAPATP, encoded by the coding sequence ATGGCGAGTGAAGAACGACGACGACGTTGCGAAGCGCTGCTGCAGGCGCATCGCGGCATCGTGTTCAAGGTGGCGGCGGTGTACGCCCGCCACCGTGAAGATCGCCAGGACCTGGCCCAGGAGATCGCGCTGCAGGTCTGGCGTTCGTTCGGTAGCTACGATCCCAGCCGGCCGTTTCCGACATGGATGTACCGGGTCGCGCTCAACGTCGGGCTCTCGCACGCCCGGCGCGAACGTGAGCGGCCGGCCAGCCTTGGCGCGGACCTGCTGGATGCGATGGAGGGCGGCACGCCGATCGCCGAGCCCGACGAGCGGCTGGCGCTGCTGGCCAGCGCGATCGAACGGCTCGAGCCGCTGGAGCGGGCGCTGGCCCTGCTTTACCTCGACGAGCTTCCGTATGCCGAGATCGCCACGGTGCTCGGGATCAGCGAAACCAACGTGGGCACGCGCATCGCGCGGCTCAAGCAACGACTGCGCCGGCAACTTGCGCCGGCCACGCCATGA